A single region of the Rhodothermales bacterium genome encodes:
- a CDS encoding carboxypeptidase-like regulatory domain-containing protein: MKYTANGCLRGVVDLFMALSCLAAVGAAAPVRAQQVVSEAYIVQVDEGRYTVKAQGVPLVYTLQELVTVSQLSLLYDPALVRDLDTFCVAEAVDVEAVLRCLLKPARLDFYRLSSGTYVLREGVHERPLYGQLAGMVVDIDTGEPLPYASVVLADAKTGTATNEAGLFTFSTLLPGRHLITATYLGYQAMSDSVFVPAGGEARSYFYLKPKAIVSDPIVINGLQQRLPSRTIGSGEANVALFDDAGGNFATDVTRAINQVLGVTLRSPLADLHIQGGESSEHQMQLDGVPVFNPVALGRFLGAFSPLSIGRLTVQKAGFGARYGSQLSGVVQAEHSLVGRREERLTALSDPLSVNVRGNGTLRLSPVVQGPLMVAVRGALWDVYRAGSLNQLIRDWNGVDPALTAQFLRQPYGGAAYTPREQTPEIAFSDIHLATRLQTGVFGRLYVSGYRGSNTLATDLVADVRSTLTPPDPAHLLLTRDRYAWDNSNGQIRYEWVGGSRLLASVRLRGSRHTMSHDYGLVDERAIGVAGLEALEDSLNEGGIARDRNEISEVALGTTLDYSLSSTDHIEVGFEGIHRTNAIRLNTPFFQQTDALAESWLWAGYAELRRSLGMNLQMDLGLRASYLPHQATPFLEPRAALRYDLSGSQGAVYAVRVAAGLYRQFVAEFDLSSVGPTALAPSVRFWYPVDETLPLPKAYHLAGEFLWTPFDAWNVRIEAYQKWQPVLLAVNYPTLLGLGPQIPDAARHAHFIEPASGRAHGAGVRIEREGVRAWQSVSYSYSASYRTYASRFDGREVTSPWNEPHRLTMASDWYLTSALLVRARWHGVWGRAWGFRRAYYDWLNAHAGARAFPPFDLSQPDDADHRLPTYVQLDLGMSYGQALGGVHLQVSVDVINALDRRNVVDWSLSQVGETYERIARTMPGLTPVFTIKVSY, encoded by the coding sequence ATGAAGTATACCGCTAACGGGTGTTTGCGCGGCGTTGTGGATCTTTTTATGGCCCTGTCATGCCTGGCGGCGGTCGGAGCGGCCGCCCCCGTACGGGCGCAACAGGTGGTTTCGGAGGCATATATCGTACAGGTCGACGAGGGCCGATACACGGTGAAGGCGCAGGGTGTGCCACTGGTGTATACCCTTCAGGAGTTGGTGACGGTGAGCCAACTCAGCCTGTTGTACGACCCCGCGCTCGTACGCGATCTCGATACGTTCTGCGTGGCGGAAGCTGTCGACGTGGAAGCCGTGCTGCGCTGTCTCCTCAAGCCGGCCCGGCTCGACTTCTACCGGCTGTCCTCTGGGACGTATGTGCTGCGCGAGGGGGTGCATGAGCGGCCCCTGTACGGCCAGCTCGCCGGCATGGTCGTCGATATCGATACCGGCGAGCCTCTGCCGTATGCCAGCGTCGTTCTGGCGGACGCAAAAACAGGCACGGCGACGAACGAAGCTGGCCTGTTTACCTTCAGCACACTGCTTCCCGGCCGGCATCTGATCACAGCCACCTACCTTGGCTACCAGGCCATGTCGGACAGCGTCTTCGTTCCGGCGGGGGGGGAGGCGCGTTCTTATTTCTACCTCAAGCCGAAAGCCATCGTCTCGGATCCGATCGTGATCAATGGCCTACAGCAGCGGCTACCGTCGCGAACGATAGGGTCCGGCGAGGCGAATGTGGCGTTGTTCGATGACGCCGGCGGTAATTTTGCGACCGACGTAACCCGCGCGATCAACCAGGTGCTCGGCGTCACGCTGCGGTCGCCTCTGGCGGATCTACACATCCAGGGCGGGGAGTCCAGTGAACATCAGATGCAATTGGACGGCGTACCGGTATTTAACCCCGTTGCGTTGGGTCGCTTCCTGGGTGCGTTTAGTCCTCTCTCTATCGGCCGGCTGACGGTTCAAAAAGCTGGCTTCGGCGCACGATACGGCAGCCAGCTCTCCGGGGTGGTCCAGGCGGAACATAGCCTGGTGGGGCGACGCGAGGAGCGCCTGACGGCGCTTAGCGATCCACTGAGTGTGAACGTCCGCGGGAACGGTACCCTGCGGCTGTCTCCGGTGGTTCAGGGTCCGTTGATGGTGGCGGTGCGAGGCGCCCTGTGGGATGTGTATCGTGCGGGATCCCTCAATCAGCTGATCCGCGACTGGAACGGGGTCGATCCCGCGCTCACCGCGCAGTTCTTGAGGCAACCCTACGGGGGCGCGGCGTATACTCCGCGAGAACAGACGCCGGAGATCGCCTTTTCCGATATCCATCTGGCCACCCGGCTTCAGACGGGGGTGTTCGGCCGGCTGTATGTCTCCGGCTATCGTGGCTCTAACACGCTGGCGACGGATCTGGTCGCTGACGTGCGTTCGACGCTCACACCGCCTGATCCCGCGCATCTATTGCTCACCCGCGACCGGTATGCGTGGGACAACAGCAACGGTCAAATCCGTTACGAGTGGGTTGGCGGCTCGCGTCTGCTGGCCAGCGTTCGGCTTCGCGGGAGCCGGCACACGATGTCGCACGACTATGGGCTGGTGGATGAGCGCGCGATCGGCGTCGCGGGTCTCGAGGCTCTGGAAGACAGCCTGAATGAAGGCGGGATAGCGCGGGATAGAAACGAGATTTCCGAGGTGGCGCTCGGGACCACGCTCGATTACAGCCTCTCATCCACCGACCATATCGAGGTCGGGTTCGAGGGCATCCACAGGACAAATGCCATTCGACTGAACACGCCGTTTTTTCAACAGACCGATGCGCTTGCCGAAAGCTGGTTGTGGGCGGGGTATGCGGAGCTTCGGCGCTCTCTCGGCATGAATCTACAGATGGATCTCGGGCTCCGCGCTTCGTATCTACCTCACCAGGCGACACCTTTTCTCGAGCCTCGGGCGGCATTAAGGTACGATCTGTCGGGATCTCAAGGGGCTGTCTACGCGGTTCGTGTGGCCGCCGGCCTGTACCGCCAGTTTGTAGCCGAGTTCGACCTCAGCAGTGTCGGCCCGACGGCGCTTGCGCCCTCGGTGCGGTTCTGGTACCCGGTGGATGAAACGTTGCCGTTGCCGAAGGCCTATCATCTCGCCGGAGAATTTTTATGGACGCCTTTTGATGCCTGGAACGTACGGATCGAAGCGTACCAGAAATGGCAGCCCGTGCTGCTCGCGGTAAACTATCCGACGCTGTTGGGGCTCGGTCCTCAGATTCCCGACGCCGCCCGTCACGCCCACTTCATCGAGCCCGCCAGCGGACGCGCTCATGGCGCCGGCGTCCGTATCGAGCGGGAGGGAGTGAGGGCCTGGCAGTCCGTGTCGTACAGTTACTCGGCTTCGTACCGCACGTACGCATCGCGCTTCGATGGCCGAGAAGTGACCTCTCCATGGAATGAACCACATCGCCTCACCATGGCGAGTGATTGGTACCTGACCTCCGCGCTGCTCGTACGCGCGCGGTGGCACGGCGTATGGGGGCGCGCCTGGGGCTTTCGCCGGGCCTATTATGACTGGTTGAATGCACACGCCGGTGCACGGGCGTTTCCTCCCTTCGACCTCTCACAGCCCGATGACGCCGATCACCGATTGCCGACATACGTGCAGTTGGATCTGGGGATGTCGTACGGCCAGGCGTTGGGAGGCGTCCATCTTCAAGTCAGCGTGGATGTGATCAACGCGCTCGATCGCCGTAATGTCGTTGATTGGAGCCTCAGCCAGGTGGGCGAGACGTACGAACGGATCGCCCGCACCATGCCGGGCTTGACACCGGTATTCACGATCAAGGTGAGTTACTGA